A genome region from Schistocerca americana isolate TAMUIC-IGC-003095 chromosome 1, iqSchAmer2.1, whole genome shotgun sequence includes the following:
- the LOC124619561 gene encoding histone-lysine N-methyltransferase 2D-like, with amino-acid sequence MSRYSGDSFRWRRGSGGRNNDAAGHSGHHWPPGGPGNQGYPNHKFSLLPDPYMSFEQQPTWTPNSLMPWLQQESWGWQQVPQATGFVPGGANFSKLPPKTHTEQQKQQQLNRQKQQKQPKSQKHNKQQQNLHHHHNQQQQQQQQQQKQQQQKQQQQKQQQKKQQQQELQQQQQQQQQQQKQQQQQTKANVEKKAGGNQLQKIESRQKPNPPPGSEEARRKALESTTDKLKRCLSSMGQERTEVLETLLDEAASAAGIAKVVTQEGGHSEGIGPMLPAAPPEPEIRLSPADWRRIALSSQKTPATVEEDDVVFVNAPPPEMVAIEDSSDDESHTGKTVGSSDSKEEKKENMSAICKPEPGIDPTTGEDCESHTNLEDNTSNELQPEDQTNVLNVNVDAVAVDVCQKQANNSVTLDNKVGSKPVDHVEPIKDILHDKEPSGYCETGTDKEMSKNVCELKKEMSQSVFVNTENSEATDNTITNLEDSAIRKAQNTTPMERTRHSSESCSTMPAHPRTRSASLQSPPPLPTTTEPRVQSDSVDTLKRNVMRKLLTCFMPSRK; translated from the exons ATGAGCaggtattcaggtgattcattccGCTGGAGACGTGGGTCTGGAGGGAGGAATAACGATGCAGCAGGTCACAGTGGACATCACTGGCCTCCAGGTGGACCTGGGAATCAAGGATATCCCAATCATAAGTTTTCTTTGTTGCCTGATCC ATATATGAGCTTTGAACAACAGCCAACATGGACACCAAATTCGCTTATGCCATGGTTACAGCAGGAATCATGGGGGTGGCAACAAGTACCCCAAGCCACAGGATTTGTGCCTGGTGGTGCTAATTTTTCAAAACTGCCACCAAAGACACACACTGAGCAACAGAAGCAACAACAGTTGAATCGTCAAAAGCAACAGAAGCAACCTAAAAGTCAAAAGCACAATAAGCAACAGCAGAAccttcaccaccaccacaaccaacagcagcagcagcagcaacagcaacaaaagcaacagcaacaaaagcaacagcaacaaaagcaacaacaaaagaagcagcaacaacaagaactacaacagcagcagcaacaacaacagcagcagcaaaaacagcaacagcagcaaacgAAAGCAAATGTTGAAAAGAAAGCAGGAGGGAATCAGTTACAAAAAATTGAAAGCCGACAAAAACCAAATCCACCTCCCGGATCAGAAGAGGCTAGGCGAAAGGCCCTTGAATCCACAACTGATAAGCTCAAACGTTGCTTAAGTAGCATGGGACAGGAGCGCACTGAG GTGCTAGAGACACTGCTTGATGAAGCAGCTAGCGCAGCAGGCATTGCCAAGGTAGTGACACAAGAGGGGGGCCACAGTGAAGGCATTGGACCCATGCTTCCAGCAGCACCACCAGAGCCAGAGATCCGGCTATCCCCTGCAGACTGGCGTCGTATTGCATTGTCCTCGCAGAAGACTCCTGCTACGGTAGAAGAAGACGATGTGGTGTTTGTTAATGCCCCTCCACCTGAGATG GTTGCAATAGAAGAttcttctgatgatgaatcacacaCTGGAAAAACTGTTGGTTCTTCAGACAGTaaggaggaaaagaaagaaaatatgagtgCAATATGTAAACCTGAGCCAGGCATAGACCCTACAACAGGTGAAGATTGTGAATCCCACACAAATTTGGAGGACAATACTAGTAATGAATTGCAACCAGAAGATCAAACAAATGTTTTGAATGTGAATGTGGATGCTGTGGCTGTAGATGTATGTCAGAAACAAGCAAATAATTCTGTCACACTGGATAATAAAGTTGGGTCGAAGCCTGTGGATCATGTAGAGCCAATAAAGGACATTTTGCATGATAAAGAACCGTCTGGATATTGTGAAACAGGGACAGACAAAGAGATGAGTAAAAATGTCTGTGAGCTCAAAAAAGAAATGTCACagtcagtgtttgtaaatacagagaATTCAGAGGCAACTGACAATACAATTACTAATTTGGAAGATTCTGCCATTCGAAAAGCTCAAAATACTACACCGATGGAACGTACAAGACATTCTTCAGAATCTTGCTCAACAATGCCTGCACATCCTCGTACACGTTCAGCTTCCCTTCAGTCTCCACCACCACTTCCTACAACAACAGAGCCTCGTGTCCAAAGTGACTCTGTTGATACTTTAAAACGAAATGTCATGCGAAAACTCTTAA CATGCTTTATGCCATCTCGTAAATGA